In Mongoliitalea daihaiensis, one DNA window encodes the following:
- a CDS encoding PDDEXK nuclease domain-containing protein → MNGLEQYNSFFNEIIQTINSARYEAYKSLNKHHIGLNFKIGKLIVKNQEVNDWGKSIVDTLSLDINKQIDGIKGYSPQNLWRMRQFYLEYKDEQELFELATKIPWGQNLLIMHQIKDSEERKYYLTATDKLAWSRSVLLNQIKANAYQNHLANPKQHNFENTLPVHLSEQANEALKSEYNLDFLGINKPVLERELENRLIENIRDLLLELGYGFSFIGNQYRLKLNQKEYFIDLLFYHRFLKCLVAIELKTVEFEPEFAGKMNFYLELLDEQEKQPDDNPSIGIILCPTKDHIEVEYSLRTNTKPIGVSEYKLTHELPKQLKGKVPTSKELKQMLTLAIRNAGKDAKDESKSNE, encoded by the coding sequence ATGAACGGTTTAGAACAATATAATAGCTTTTTCAATGAAATAATCCAGACCATTAATTCTGCGAGATATGAAGCATATAAATCGCTGAATAAACACCATATAGGATTGAACTTTAAGATTGGGAAACTGATAGTTAAAAATCAAGAAGTCAACGATTGGGGCAAATCAATTGTTGACACACTTTCATTAGACATTAACAAACAAATTGACGGAATAAAAGGGTATTCTCCTCAAAATTTGTGGAGGATGAGACAGTTTTACCTTGAATATAAAGATGAACAAGAGCTTTTTGAATTGGCGACCAAAATTCCTTGGGGTCAGAATTTGTTGATAATGCACCAAATTAAAGACAGTGAAGAAAGAAAATATTACTTAACTGCAACCGATAAATTAGCTTGGAGTAGGTCGGTTTTATTGAACCAAATAAAAGCAAATGCGTACCAAAACCATTTGGCAAACCCGAAACAACATAATTTTGAAAACACACTTCCTGTTCATTTATCGGAACAAGCTAATGAAGCCTTAAAAAGTGAATACAATCTTGATTTTCTTGGAATAAATAAGCCTGTTTTGGAAAGAGAATTGGAAAACCGACTTATAGAAAACATAAGAGATTTACTTTTGGAACTCGGTTATGGATTTAGTTTCATAGGTAATCAATATCGCTTGAAACTCAACCAAAAAGAATATTTCATTGATTTGCTTTTCTATCACAGATTTTTAAAGTGCTTGGTAGCAATAGAACTGAAAACAGTAGAATTTGAACCCGAATTTGCAGGGAAAATGAATTTCTACCTCGAATTATTGGACGAACAAGAAAAACAACCAGACGACAATCCTTCAATCGGAATCATCCTTTGTCCTACCAAAGACCATATTGAAGTAGAATATAGTTTGAGAACCAATACAAAACCAATCGGAGTTTCAGAATACAAACTGACACACGAACTACCAAAACAATTAAAAGGAAAAGTACCAACCTCGAAAGAATTAAAACAAATGCTAACATTGGCTATACGTAATGCGGGGAAGGATGCTAAAGATGAAAGTAAGAGCAATGAATAA
- a CDS encoding sensor histidine kinase — protein MTSTLDKNRINRKVLQENLKRFFYIPFIAIPISLGHILFFYFSLTESDGSELIWRWGIMYIHTLIIILSLFIGLLVYLRRKHQVLPDNITAGLINIFILLIILVGVAITIFDQLVTPAITPYLVICTTVAVVFLIHPIKALFMYVTSYCFFFFLLPFTQSDPDILLSNRVNGLTFIGIGFLISLILWRNNWSDFQQKIVIEEQNKALERNNIELKAQQAQLLELNATKDKFFSIIAHDLRSPFNAIMGLSDLLVEQVKQKDYSSIEQYAGIIRRSSQKAVNLLMNLMEWSRSQTGRMEFNPKRFDLIESILETIALFDEVASKKGIVILDKLPPKATVFADLAMINTVLRNLISNAIKFTRQEGEITVAVVAKNEHELTVSVTDNGTGIGKNRLEKLFQIDASQSTLGTANEHGTGLGLILCKEFVEMHGGMIWVESEELKGSSFYFTLPLKKESVIEKTA, from the coding sequence ATGACTTCAACCTTGGATAAAAACCGGATTAACAGGAAAGTTTTACAAGAAAATTTAAAACGCTTTTTTTACATTCCTTTTATTGCAATTCCCATCAGTTTAGGTCATATTTTATTTTTCTATTTCAGTTTGACCGAATCTGACGGTTCAGAGCTCATCTGGCGTTGGGGCATCATGTATATACATACGTTGATAATCATCCTTTCTTTGTTCATCGGTCTATTGGTTTATCTTAGGCGCAAACATCAAGTGCTGCCAGATAACATTACAGCAGGATTGATAAATATATTCATTTTGCTAATTATCTTGGTTGGCGTCGCTATCACCATATTTGATCAGTTGGTTACCCCTGCCATTACGCCATATTTGGTGATCTGTACAACAGTTGCTGTTGTATTTTTGATTCATCCGATCAAGGCATTGTTCATGTATGTCACTTCCTACTGTTTCTTCTTTTTTCTACTTCCTTTCACCCAGTCAGACCCAGATATACTGTTGTCAAACAGGGTAAATGGCCTTACGTTTATTGGGATAGGATTTCTTATTTCGTTGATTCTTTGGAGAAATAATTGGTCTGATTTCCAGCAAAAAATTGTTATCGAAGAGCAAAATAAGGCTCTGGAGCGCAATAACATCGAATTGAAAGCCCAGCAAGCGCAATTGTTGGAACTGAATGCTACCAAGGACAAATTTTTCTCCATTATTGCCCATGACTTGAGAAGCCCATTCAATGCAATTATGGGTTTGAGTGACTTGCTCGTTGAACAGGTTAAGCAAAAGGACTACAGCAGTATTGAACAATACGCTGGTATTATCCGGCGATCATCCCAAAAGGCGGTTAACTTACTGATGAATCTTATGGAATGGTCTCGCTCTCAAACTGGCAGGATGGAATTCAACCCCAAGCGATTCGATTTAATTGAATCTATTCTGGAAACCATCGCGTTGTTTGATGAGGTCGCTAGCAAAAAAGGAATAGTAATATTAGACAAATTGCCCCCCAAAGCCACTGTTTTCGCAGATTTAGCTATGATAAACACCGTTTTAAGAAACCTGATATCCAATGCAATCAAGTTTACTAGGCAGGAGGGTGAAATTACAGTGGCAGTGGTAGCAAAAAACGAACATGAACTCACGGTTTCGGTAACCGATAATGGCACAGGAATAGGGAAAAATAGGCTTGAAAAGCTCTTTCAGATTGATGCAAGCCAATCCACTCTTGGTACTGCCAATGAGCATGGAACCGGATTGGGATTAATCTTGTGCAAAGAGTTTGTTGAAATGCATGGAGGAATGATTTGGGTGGAAAGCGAAGAATTGAAAGGTTCATCATTTTATTTTACCCTACCTTTGAAAAAAGAATCCGTTATAGAAAAGACAGCCTGA